GAATATATTCTTGTACATGCTATTTTTAACAGAGTTAATTTTGCCATTTTTTGTAATTTGGGATGGTCGATCATCTCCTTCAATGCAGCTTCTAAATGAAATTTGGGAATTACTACAAGTATTGgtaacttttttcctttcagaaaTAAGCTCTAAAATTTATGCCGTAAACTTATATAAACTACTCCTTTCCCACAATATATGACGCTGTTATTCATGgggtaaaatatttttgaaatgatttttcattttaaaaaGTACTTTGCATGATTTATACTTTATAGTATATTTtacgaaatttaaaataaattttaggCGAAATACATAAAGCGCCCCTTAAGTTGTCCCAACGATCATTTGAACAACTTAACTTGCTATGACCAAATAAATACTTCTGCTTGGTAGAAGCATATTCTCTTAAACCCCACATGGCAAATATTGTGTGTTACATTTAAAtctaaaatctttaaaattaagtTTATCTTTTTTTTCCCCCTAAAATCAATGTGGAACCCACCACCTCCTCCAATTTTCTCATGCATCTTCTGCCATTGCCCCAAATTATCTTCTCCATCTTCACCCTCCgggaaaaaacacaaaaaaatttCATCACCACCACAATCACCGTCCGTCATTAAATAAATCCAAAAACAATAAATCTCCACCACTAATTAATTGACTGTAAAGTATTTGATATGATACTTTTTTGGGAGAAAGAAGATGATGAAAGGTGGGGAGAGATCAGGGAAGAAGACGGGGGATTTAAGTCTGATTTGGGAAAGTaggtctttttcttattttttgaatTAAAAACTACAACTATTTGTTAATATAGACTATAATTTATTTAAGAAGTACACATGTCATTCAATAATTTGTCATTCGTGAGTGTAACTCATGAGGCTTGTTAAACTCGAGTGTTCACGAGACACACCTGTATTAAATAGAACTGCATGTCTGGTCATATGGCAAGTTAAGACGTTCAAATGATCGTTGGGAACAACTTAAAGGGGCGTTTTATGTATTTCGCCTAAAATTTAAGAAGATGAGGAATCAAGTATTCTCTGACCCATACTGTATATTTCTTTGTTCTTTTTTCACCCTTTTCTTAACtttaaggggtcgtttgataTAATGGTGGGATATCCTATGGTATTAATTTTGTACCTTCTATGTGGGATAACTAATCCCATagttttaatataaaaattatcTGATGATTAGTTAATATTCCAAACCAAACACATGATAAAGTTAATCTTCAAACTATATTTTGAAATTATTATTCTTATCTCacatgccaaaaaaatataaagtGTAAGATAAGGTGCTATCTATAGGTAATAGTTAGTACCTAATTAGGCAACGTATAAGGTAATCACAAATAATTCATAAAATAACATAAGGGATAGTCTTTAACTATTATTATTCAAGGACATTTGTGCCATAGTCTATGACTCATAGACCCaaacaaaaatatatatgaaaatcATTAATTGATAATTTGATAAATTTTTAACATTACATTACACTGCTAGCGTAAGAAAAATCTTCAAACTGTATTTACCTTTAACTATGTGGCGGGAGATTTCGAGTGGCAATTTGGTACTTTCAGGAATCCGACATGGCAGCAAGGTCAGATTGTTCGTACGTTCTAGGCCAACCTTAACCGATCGTTTTTAACTAACAGTATCGACTCCTCCCGCAATTCTAGACTCAGAAAAAACTGCAACACACACTCACACACTGCTCTCTCAGTTTCactgtgtgtgtgagagagagaaggCCGACAATGGCGGGATTGAATATATTATCTCAGACTCCGTCGCCATGGCAGCTGCCAGCTTCCTCcacatcatcatcctcattttctttACGCTGTCGTCATTTTTACGATTTTAATATTTACAATTGCGGCGATATCAAATGCTATAAAATCGGGTCGTCCACTTTTCCCCTTTCTGGAGCTCCAAGATCAAAGCCTTCTGTCTTTTCATCTCAAATGCTGCCTCAGCTCTCGAATTCTTCAGGTTTTAATTTTTgggaaattttccaatttttgtcTACTGATTGTCGCTTTATTTCAACTTCGCTAGAAATAACTTCAATTATATTTTCTCTATGTAATTTGGTTCCCACAAAAACGTGTTAAAAATTAGCAATTAGCAAATATTTGCTGAAGTGGGTGTAAGCTAAATTTTCAAGATTCTTATAATTGGAAACTAATTCTTGCTTATATTTAACTTTCGGCTCCAAATTTGGGGTTGTCCTAGTGCTGGAAATAATGCTGTTAAGATGGAGTTGACTATAAATTTGTTGAACAAATTAACTGCTTTGTTGGGAGGGAGGTGGGTGGGTAGGAATTCAAGAGTGGGAGTTGGAAACTGGAAATAATTAAGTAAGATCCTGAAGTTTTCCTTCTAATTTCAAAGCCACATCCCTAATTTGTATGCTAAATTGAGGGTTAATAGTATTTGCATGTgctatttttaattaaagaagaagaagacaaataCAAAATCTACCCGGGGGGTGGGGAGGATAAATGATATATCTGCAGGCTGCAAGACTAAATGCAGGTTTTGAATATGAAATTAGTGAACCCTTCAAATATGTATATTATACCACTTGTATTTGTATGAGTTATTTCTAGTGTCAGTTGACGACCAGTGGTGTCACTTCTGTTAAATGCTGTGAGACCATGTTCTTTTAGCCCATTTGCGTTCATGGTTGGTCATGGTTGTGCAGGCAGTGGATATTCCTGGATGCAAGATAATTCTGCTTCTTGTGGTAATTTTTCCCCCAATGGAAGGAAGCAAGGTCCATTGAATTCTGTGGCTCCAACAGAACGAGCACAAATTTCTTCTGTGGACGATCTTTATGAGTTTATATGCTCAGGCCCCCTCATCGATAAGACAGGTCTAACACCCGAAAAAGTGGCTGAGTCCATTGATAAGTGGATAGAGTATGGATTTCGCCTTTGTAGATTGTTTCAGCTCAACCAGCTGGCTCTCAACGAGCCCCAAAAAATTAGACTCTACCACTACTATATTCCAGTCTTCTTGTGGTGTGAACAGGAAATTTCACAGCATAGTTCAAAGTTCAAAGACAACGAAGAAATTCCTCCTTTGGTGGTAGACACATTTTTATCATTCACTTGGTTCTTGTGTGTTTGATTTCCATTGAGGTCTATATCATGCTGGTCTAATTACAAAAATTAAGCATAAACAACGCTAAGATAAGGTATATTCTTGGCATGTAGATTGGCTTCAGTGCACCTCAAGGATGTGGAAAGACAACACTAGTATTTGCATTAGAATATCTGTTTAAAATCACAGGGAGGTAAGTTGCATCATGATATTTTGCTTCCTCTGTGGAACGGAAATGACCAAAATTATGCTGAACATGTGTAATCAGGAAAGCTGCTACACTATCCATTGATGATTTTTATTTAACAGCAGAGGAACAGGTAAATGTTTCATGAGTTTGTGTTCTGCTATTTTGTTCTGTGTATTATCACTAATGCTGACAAATTATGTGGTTTTAGGCCAAACTAAGAGAGGACAACCCGGAGAACTTGCTTTTGGAGGTATTAAATGGTGAATTTCACTTAAAATGGCTGGTAGCTCTTTTGGTCTCATAAACTTGAGatgtaaaattttcatttttcacttCAGTTCCGTGGAAATGCTGGAAGCCATGATCTCTCGTTGTCTGTTGAAACACTGACAGAGCTAAGCAAAGTGACAAAAGAAGGTGAATGCACCTTTTTAGTTTG
This sequence is a window from Nicotiana sylvestris chromosome 3, ASM39365v2, whole genome shotgun sequence. Protein-coding genes within it:
- the LOC104239031 gene encoding D-glycerate 3-kinase, chloroplastic; protein product: MAGLNILSQTPSPWQLPASSTSSSSFSLRCRHFYDFNIYNCGDIKCYKIGSSTFPLSGAPRSKPSVFSSQMLPQLSNSSGSGYSWMQDNSASCGNFSPNGRKQGPLNSVAPTERAQISSVDDLYEFICSGPLIDKTGLTPEKVAESIDKWIEYGFRLCRLFQLNQLALNEPQKIRLYHYYIPVFLWCEQEISQHSSKFKDNEEIPPLVIGFSAPQGCGKTTLVFALEYLFKITGRKAATLSIDDFYLTAEEQAKLREDNPENLLLEFRGNAGSHDLSLSVETLTELSKVTKEGVKMKLPRYDKSAYNGRGDRADPSTWPEVEGPLTVILFEGWMLGFKPLPPEVVKAVDPQLETVNKNLEAYYDAWYKYVESWIIIKIHDPSYVYQWRLQAEIAMRADGNPGMSDEEVRDFVSRYLPAYKAYLPTLYSEGPPGADPEHVLLIEIDEGRNPILGS